A section of the Phacochoerus africanus isolate WHEZ1 chromosome 4, ROS_Pafr_v1, whole genome shotgun sequence genome encodes:
- the ZNF300 gene encoding zinc finger protein 300, giving the protein MMKSQGLVSFKDVAVDFTQEEWQQLDSAQRTLYRDVMLENYSHLVSMGHPVSKPDVISKLEQGEDPWIIKRSISNWIYSDENRADGQQDRKINLDNPQSCILGSVSFRNKILKGIAKDGSLHSILRVCQSDSQLQRCSKSQDRLFRQVTVIDSKAVTVESDHKYNALGKAFQEYTESDTSRQRPHSYDAFKKNSKSNIDLPSCNKGNSRKKPDESFGCGKSSVCGMSYSNLKKIHSGVIPCNDSECGSIFINKQSLIQYQNVETKEKTCVCITCGKAFAKKSQLIVHQRIHSGKKPYDCGACGKAFSEKFHLIVHQRTHTGEKPYDCSECGKAFSQKSSLIIHQRVHTGEKPYECSECGKAFSQKSPLIIHQRIHTGEKPYECRECGKAFSQKSQLIIHHRAHTGEKPYECTVCGKAFCEKSHLIIHKRIHTGEKPYKCAQCEEAFSRKTELITHHLIHTGEKPYECTECGKTFSRKSQLIIHQRTHTGEKPYKCNECGKAFCQKSHLIGHQRIHTGEKPYVCTECGKAFSQKSHLPGHQRIHTGEKPYICAECGKAFSQKSDLVLHQRIHTGERPYHCAVCGKAFIQKSQLTVHQRIHNSGKIIMN; this is encoded by the exons GGGTTAGTGTCATTCAAGGATGTGGCTGTGGATTTCACCCAGGAGGAGTGGCAGCAACTGGACTCTGCTCAGAGGACCCTGTACAGGGACGTGATGTTGGAGAACTACAGCCATCTGGTCTCAATGG GGCATCCAGTTTCCAAACCAGACGTCATCTCCAAGTTGGAACAAGGAGAAGATCCCTGGATCATAAAGAGAAGCATATCAAATTGGATCTATTCAGATGAAAATCGAGCAGATGGGCAACAAG atAGGAAGATTAATCTTGACAACCCCCAATCATGTATTTTGGGGTCTGTTTCCTTCCGTAATAAGATACTGAAAGGAATCGCAAAGGATGGTTCATTGCACTCCATTTTAAGAGTCTGTCAAAGTGACAGCCAGCTGCAGAGATGTTCGAAAAGCCAAGACAGACTTTTCAGGCAAGTAACAGTCATCGACAGCAAAGCAGTGACTGTGGAATCAGACCACAAATATAATGCACTGGGGAAAGCATTTCAAGAATACACAGAGTCAGATACTTCAAGACAAAGACCCCATAGCTATGATGCATTTAAAAAGAACTCGAAATCTAATATTGATCTACCTAGTTGTAATAAGGGCAATTCAAGAAAAAAACCTGATGAGAGTTTTGGATGTGGAAAATCATCTGTCTGTGGTATGTCTTATTCTAATCTTAAGAAGATTCACAGTGGAGTGATTCCCTGTAATGATAGCGAGTGTGGAAGCATTTTCATCAATAAGCAATCTCTTATTCAATATCAGAATGTTGAAACTAAGGAGAAAACCTGTGTATGTATTACATGTGGAAAAGCCTTTGCTAAGAAGTCTCAACTCATTGTACATCAACGAATTCATAGTGGGAAGAAACCATATGATTGTGGTGcatgtgggaaggccttcagtgAGAAGTTTCATCTCATTGTACATCAGAGGACTCACACTGGGGAAAAACCTTATGACTGTTctgaatgtggaaaagccttctCTCAAAAATCGTCCCTCATTATACATCAGAGAGTTCATACTGGGGAAAAACCATATGAATGTAgtgaatgtggaaaagccttctCCCAGAAGTCACCCCTCATTatacatcagagaattcacactggagaaaaacctTATGAATGTAGAGAGTGTGGTAAGGCCTTCTCCCAGAAGTCACAGCTGATTATACATCACAGAGCTCATACTGGAGAAAAGCCTTATGAGTGTACTGtatgtgggaaagccttctgTGAGAAGTCCCACCTCATTATACATAAAAGAATTCACACGGGTGAGAAACCCTACAAATGTGCTCAATGTGAGGAAGCCTTCAGCAGGAAGACAGAACTCATTACACACCACTTAATTCATACTGGGGAGAAACCTTATGAGTGTACCGAATGTGGGAAGACGTTCTCCCGGAAGTCACAGCTCATTATACATCAGAGAAcacatactggagagaaaccctataaatgcaatgaatgtggaaaagccttttGTCAGAAATCACATCTTATTggacatcagagaattcatacaggAGAAAAACCTTACGTTTGTACTGAATGTGGTAAAGCCTTCTCTCAAAAGTCTCACCTTCCAGGTCATCAGCGGattcatacaggagagaaaccttACATATGTGCTGAATGTGGAAAGGCCTTTTCCCAGAAATCAGATCTTGTtttacatcagagaattcatactggggAAAGACCCTATCATTGTGCTgtatgtgggaaagccttcattCAGAAGTCACAACTCACtgtacatcagagaattcataacAGTGGTAAAATCATAATGAACTAA